GAATTCACGGGCCAGCCGCTGCACCGTTAATGTCGTTGATCTCGGACGGGAAACGGGATCTGTCAAGACTGGTCCTTTGCGCCTCCGCGACTCCGCGTCCTTCTGTTCGTTCGGAAAAATGACGTTACGAGCGCTGGTGGTCGACGACGAGGAGCTCGCTCGCCAGGAGCTCTGTTTTCTCCTGGAGTCGATTCCCGCGGTCGACGTCGTGGGCCAGGCGGGAAACGGGATCGAAGCCGTCGGGCTCATCGAGGAGCTTTCCCCGGATCTGCTCTTTCTCGACATCCAGATGCCGGGACTCGACGGTTTTCAGGTGGTGCGCCGCCTGGTCGATTTGCCCGCTCCGCCGCACCTCATATTCGTCACCGCCTACGATCAGTACGCCATCAAGGCGTTCGAGGTGAACGCGGTCGATTACCTGCTGAAACCCGTGGAAAAGTCCAGGCTCAAGGAGGCGGTGTCGCGGGCGGCGAAGAAGAAACGAGAAGGCCTGCCGATCCAGGATCAGCTCGAGCGGCTCCTCGGAGCGCTCGAGCGCGGCACGCGTCAGAGACGGCTAGTCGTCAAGGCGGGCGAGCGCTACATGCTCGTCGACGACTCCGACATCGTCTATGCCAGCGTCGAGGACGGCGTGGTTACCGTCGTGACCGATCACGTTACCGGGACATCGAACGCCCGCACGCTCGAGGAGCTTTCCGCATCCCTCGACCCGAACGTGTTCTGGCGGGTTCACCGTTCCTATATCGTCAACCTCGAGCGCATCCGCGAGGTGATTCCCTGGTTCAATCGCACCATTCAACTCAAGATGACGGATCGCGCGGGAACGGAGATCCCGGTATCCCGCTCGCACACCCGCCGGCTGAAAGAGCATCTGAATCTCTAGCTGCGCGATCCTGGACATCGGCGGTCCCGGAGTCGGACGGGCATGGCGAGCCACTCCGAAGAGACGACGATTCGAGAGCATACCCAGATCCGTGTCAGAGTTTGAAACTCATGCGAACCGCCACTCGTTGTACCTAGGTAGTCGCATGATCGGCGAATCCCGAGGAAAGGAACGCCGCTGGCATATGGCTTGCTTGCAAGCAAATTGGAGGGATCCGTATGAGTGAAATAGAACGCTGGAGGGAGCCCGTCTCGTCGCTTCCGAGCTCCGATACCGTACAGGCGAAAGAGAGGGAGGGTTGGCGCGCGGTCGCGATCGAATGGGAGCGCGGCCGCAAAGACCATGAGGAGCCGAGACCTCAACCCATTCCTTATGGCCTTCGGATATCGCCCGATTGCCGCCACCTCGAGGTCGATCCGGTGGAGAAGGAGATCATGCAGGTGATCGTGGCGATGATTGCCGCCGATTACCCGCTTTCACGAATCGCTTCCGAGCTGAATGGCCGAGGCTTTACGACGCGCGCGGGCTCCGCCTGGACTCAGGTCGCTGTCTTCCGGCTCTTGCCACGCATCATCGAGTTCGGTCCAGAGATCCTCTCGGCGCGGGAGTGGTCCCAACACAAAGA
This is a stretch of genomic DNA from Vicinamibacteria bacterium. It encodes these proteins:
- a CDS encoding LytTR family DNA-binding domain-containing protein, whose protein sequence is MTLRALVVDDEELARQELCFLLESIPAVDVVGQAGNGIEAVGLIEELSPDLLFLDIQMPGLDGFQVVRRLVDLPAPPHLIFVTAYDQYAIKAFEVNAVDYLLKPVEKSRLKEAVSRAAKKKREGLPIQDQLERLLGALERGTRQRRLVVKAGERYMLVDDSDIVYASVEDGVVTVVTDHVTGTSNARTLEELSASLDPNVFWRVHRSYIVNLERIREVIPWFNRTIQLKMTDRAGTEIPVSRSHTRRLKEHLNL
- a CDS encoding recombinase family protein, whose translation is MSEIERWREPVSSLPSSDTVQAKEREGWRAVAIEWERGRKDHEEPRPQPIPYGLRISPDCRHLEVDPVEKEIMQVIVAMIAADYPLSRIASELNGRGFTTRAGSAWTQVAVFRLLPRIIEFGPEILSAREWSQHKERLLSTVT